In Pyxicephalus adspersus chromosome 12, UCB_Pads_2.0, whole genome shotgun sequence, a genomic segment contains:
- the ANGEL1 gene encoding protein angel homolog 1 has translation MESSEKSTENPTLKEEETPQQGQSWEEDPAVLDWKLPQKKKGGDGEQDQKWKMEDLEQTLPQPIIYHEVLWRDWQDLYSPDLLTEKQFDFTVLSYNLLSQDLIEQNPHLYLHCPPSILTWDYRWPNLLQELQHWEADILCLQEVQENHYKDQIQPSLKSMGYSCHYKRRTGRKTDGCAICFKTQRFSLLQESHVEFFRPTINVLNRDNVGLVLLLRPVLSEETSDKLSPPNLCVANTHLLYNPRRGDIKLAQLALLLAEVDKLSRTPEGGRCPIILCGDLNATPNSPLYHLLHNGVLNCRRLPAWKVSGQEQYCDMLQPRNLPFPLWPDFLGVNDSCQYKAIRPPKVKDRRMFTRQRLLELRYCEYALQRPQNLELIKGVTDNKPDPQTAAAQAGIFPDPPESLFRTPQLLQHHLQLTSAYTHFLPAKDRYEVTTFPLGIGNTVDYIFYSAEPVPVCNTNQGLRFFQDGQLKLLGRLCLLAEDDLWAAQGLPNPFCCSDHLCLLARFSLDLSTP, from the exons ATGGAGAGTTCAGAGAAAAGCACAGAGAACCCAACACTGAAGGAGGAGGAGACACCCCAACAAGGGCAATCCTGGGAGGAGGACCCTGCTGTACTGGATTGGAAACTGCCCCAAAAGAAGAAGGGGGGCGATGGGGAGCAGgatcaaaaatggaaaatggaagaCCTAGAGCAGACCCTGCCCCAGCCCATCATCTACCACG AGGTTCTATGGAGGGATTGGCAGGATTTATATTCCCCGGATTTGCTGACTGAGAAGCAGTTTGATTTCACCGTCTTGTCCTACAATCTTCTGTCTCAGGACCTGATTGAGCAGAACCCCCACCTGTACCTGCACTGCCCCCCCTCCATCCTGACCTGGGACTACCGCTGGCCCAACCTGCTTCAGGAACTGCAGCACTGGGAGGCCGAT ATTCTGTGTCTTCAGGAGGTGCAGGAAAATCACTACAAGGATCAGATCCAGCCCAGCCTAAAATCTATGG GGTATAGCTGTCACTACAAGCGTCGGACGGGTCGGAAGACCGATGGTTGCGCCATTTGCTTCAAGACTCAACGCTTCAGTCTCCTCCAGGAGAGTCATGTGGAGTTTTTCAGGCCCACCATCAATGTCCTGAACCGTGACAATGTGGGACTGGTCCTGTTACTGCGGCCGGTCCTGTCTGAAGAGACATCAGATAAGCTCAGCCCTCCCAACCTATGTGTTGCCAACACTCATCTTCTCTACAACCCCCGCAGAGGGGACATTAAGCTGGCACAGTTGGCTCTTCTTCTGGCAGAGGTGGATAAATTATCCCGCACACCAGAAGGTGGCAGATGCCCCATAATCCTGTGTGGGGATCTGAACGCGACCCCCAATTCTCCCCTCTACCACCTGCTGCACAATGGTGTCCTGAACTGCCGCCGCCTGCCAGCTTGGAAG GTGTCTGGTCAGGAGCAGTACTGTGATATGCTACAACCCCGAAATTTGCCTTTCCCGCTGTGGCCGGACTTTTTGGGAGTCAATGACAGCTGCCAGTACAAGGCGATAAGGCCACCAAAGGTCAAAG ATCGGAGGATGTTTACACGCCAACGCCTCTTGGAGCTCCGGTATTGTGAATATGCCCTTCAACGTCCCCAAAACCTTGAGCTGATCAAGGGGGTGACGGACAATAAGCCAG ATCCACAGACAGCTGCTGCCCAGGCAGGGATCTTTCCGGACCCGCCAGAATCACTGTTCAG GACACCCCAGTTATTGCAGCATCACCTTCAGCTGACCTCAGCGTATACTCACTTCCTGCCTGCTAAAGACCGTTATGAGGTAACAACATTTCCGCTGGGAATTGGCAACACGGTGGATTACATCTTCTACTCTGCAGAGCCCGTCCCCGTGTGTAACACCAACCAAG GTCTGCGCTTCTTCCAGGATGGCCAGCTAAAGCTGTTGGGGCGTCTGTGTCTGCTGGCAGAGGATGATCTGTGGGCGGCACAGGGACTTCCAAACCCGTTTTGCTGCTCCGACCATCTCTGCCTCCTGGCTCGGTTCAGCCTGGACCTCTCAACCCCATAA